One genomic window of Mesorhizobium sp. CAU 1732 includes the following:
- a CDS encoding helix-turn-helix transcriptional regulator translates to MAASVEQFSSLVSRIYGAALDGGLWESTLTALLDALGGHGGALLLAESGSRRFRSTAIGMDGAGVMAYESHYGRMDPVPSMLIAARVGNVFSGSHLATPGEHRRTEFYTDWAKPFGTGDGLFASLTKSDGGLNWFCCNAPLRDEPFATPERMRLLQLLVPHLQQALAAQHRLADAANVTHRALDAYEHMRHGVAWVSPGGKLMHGNSAALDLFRSGSGLSLAADGQLRAGGDEVNASLRRLIGLAASGDGDGIKSAGFLSVRRSHGGSPLAVHVLPVSAEAHCMDGHVPGALLIVVDVDERGESRPEILQDLFGLTRSEAMVATAMLSHGSLEAIAVELGVSLATVRTHLHRVYSKVGVNRQSDLVRVVQTVHADLRQRPHNGFPS, encoded by the coding sequence ATGGCCGCTTCTGTCGAGCAATTCTCATCGCTGGTGTCGCGGATATACGGCGCCGCGCTCGACGGCGGCCTGTGGGAGTCGACGCTCACGGCGCTGTTGGATGCACTTGGCGGGCACGGCGGAGCGTTGCTCCTCGCCGAGTCCGGATCGCGCAGGTTTCGCAGCACCGCGATCGGCATGGATGGCGCAGGCGTGATGGCCTATGAAAGTCACTATGGCCGTATGGATCCGGTTCCGTCGATGTTGATCGCGGCACGTGTCGGCAACGTCTTTTCTGGATCCCATCTGGCCACCCCGGGCGAACATCGGCGCACCGAATTCTACACCGACTGGGCCAAGCCATTCGGCACGGGCGACGGGCTGTTCGCGAGCCTTACAAAGAGTGACGGCGGCCTGAACTGGTTCTGCTGCAATGCGCCGTTGCGAGACGAGCCCTTCGCGACGCCCGAAAGAATGCGGTTGCTGCAGTTGCTCGTTCCACATCTGCAGCAGGCGTTGGCCGCGCAGCATCGATTGGCCGACGCCGCCAATGTCACGCATCGTGCACTCGATGCCTATGAACATATGCGCCACGGCGTCGCGTGGGTGTCGCCCGGCGGGAAACTGATGCATGGGAATTCCGCGGCACTCGATCTGTTCCGATCAGGCAGCGGATTGTCGCTTGCCGCAGACGGTCAGTTGCGCGCCGGAGGGGATGAGGTGAACGCGTCATTGCGCAGACTTATCGGTCTTGCCGCCAGCGGCGATGGTGATGGCATCAAGTCCGCAGGCTTCCTGTCTGTTCGGCGTTCGCACGGCGGCTCGCCGCTGGCAGTGCACGTCCTGCCTGTGTCGGCGGAAGCGCACTGCATGGACGGTCATGTGCCGGGGGCGCTCCTCATCGTTGTCGATGTGGATGAACGGGGCGAGAGCCGGCCCGAAATTCTGCAGGATCTGTTCGGACTGACCCGTTCCGAAGCGATGGTCGCGACGGCAATGCTGTCCCATGGCTCGCTTGAGGCAATCGCGGTCGAACTCGGTGTGTCACTGGCGACGGTCCGGACCCATTTGCATCGCGTCTACAGCAAGGTCGGCGTCAACCGGCAGTCCGATCTCGTGCGAGTGGTCCAGACCGTGCACGCGGATCTCCGCCAGCGGCCGCATAACGGTTTTCCAAGCTGA
- a CDS encoding nuclear transport factor 2 family protein — MQTFLEFLKVRESAGLAFCRGHSGPILALSTANEPASFFGPYGQIALGAEKVRKSYANSEGTFGPKSESRIEIVHAAESGDIAHWSGFQRATVDMEGRLIPLELRITELFRREDDTWKLVHRHADLIQSKK, encoded by the coding sequence GTGCAGACGTTCCTGGAGTTCCTGAAGGTGCGAGAGTCCGCCGGTTTGGCCTTCTGCCGGGGACACTCGGGCCCGATTCTCGCCTTGAGCACCGCAAACGAACCGGCAAGCTTCTTCGGGCCCTACGGGCAGATCGCTCTGGGTGCGGAGAAAGTCCGCAAATCCTACGCGAACAGTGAAGGCACGTTCGGGCCGAAGAGCGAAAGCAGGATCGAGATCGTCCACGCTGCGGAAAGCGGTGACATTGCCCATTGGTCGGGTTTCCAGCGGGCGACCGTCGATATGGAGGGACGTCTCATACCGCTCGAGCTCAGGATAACCGAACTCTTCCGCCGCGAAGACGATACGTGGAAGCTCGTGCACCGTCACGCCGATCTGATCCAGTCCAAGAAATAG
- a CDS encoding Hsp20 family protein produces the protein MRHVDFTPLYRSTVGFDRLFTMLDTLAQPDNGQTYPPYNIQRTGEDAYRISMAVAGFSDAEISIEAHRNVLTIKGEKTEEQAEGSEFLHRGIAARAFERRFQLADHVEVNGAELKNGLLHIDLTRNIPEELKPRRIAIASTPAKAKQIEAQPTVN, from the coding sequence ATGCGTCACGTTGATTTTACGCCGCTCTATCGCTCGACCGTCGGCTTCGACCGTCTCTTCACGATGCTCGATACGCTCGCTCAGCCTGATAACGGCCAGACCTATCCGCCCTACAACATCCAGCGCACCGGCGAAGACGCCTATCGTATTTCCATGGCCGTCGCAGGCTTCTCGGATGCCGAGATTTCGATCGAAGCCCACCGCAACGTGCTGACGATCAAGGGTGAGAAGACCGAAGAGCAGGCCGAGGGTAGCGAGTTCCTGCATCGTGGGATCGCAGCGCGTGCTTTCGAGCGCCGCTTCCAGCTTGCCGATCATGTCGAAGTGAACGGTGCGGAGCTGAAGAACGGGCTTCTGCACATCGATCTGACGCGCAACATTCCCGAGGAGTTGAAGCCGCGTCGTATCGCGATCGCTTCCACCCCCGCGAAAGCCAAGCAGATCGAAGCCCAGCCTACCGTGAACTGA
- a CDS encoding alpha/beta hydrolase: MTVTSVTPVGISQHSMPAQLFETQGNPAPAHGYADMLTMPDGKRIRYARFAATSRPLKGTVIIIPGRNECIEKYFETISDLAGRGFGTAIFDLRGQGASDRLTRDPRRGYIDDFMTYVSDIDPFFEQIVLPDCRGPYYVLAHSTGALIALLATPVLTNRIQRMVLSTPLLSFHGLPFSMDNARRISSLLHAVGLGSVYLSGSRRNRAPAAFDVNVLTSDARRYARNVEIYRQHPSLGIGGATASWVRAACIACERVRDDDFIASLKIPVLIVAAGADTVVDTTATERYSLRLRTGTALTIDHARHELLQEADVYREQFFAAFDAFIPGNA, encoded by the coding sequence ATGACGGTCACCAGCGTCACTCCGGTCGGGATCAGCCAGCACTCCATGCCTGCGCAGCTTTTCGAGACACAAGGCAATCCCGCTCCCGCGCACGGTTACGCAGACATGCTGACGATGCCGGACGGAAAGCGCATCCGCTACGCCCGCTTCGCCGCCACAAGTCGCCCTCTGAAAGGCACCGTGATTATCATTCCGGGCCGCAACGAGTGCATCGAGAAGTATTTCGAGACGATTAGCGACCTTGCGGGGCGGGGCTTCGGCACCGCGATCTTCGATCTTCGGGGACAGGGTGCCTCGGATCGTCTCACCCGCGATCCACGGCGCGGCTATATCGACGATTTCATGACCTATGTCTCCGACATCGATCCATTCTTCGAACAGATCGTGCTGCCCGACTGCCGGGGTCCTTACTATGTGTTGGCCCACTCGACTGGCGCGCTGATTGCGCTGCTTGCAACACCTGTTCTGACAAATCGTATCCAGCGAATGGTGCTCAGCACGCCGCTGTTGTCGTTCCACGGCCTGCCCTTCTCGATGGACAATGCGCGGCGGATATCGAGCCTGCTCCACGCGGTCGGGCTGGGCTCGGTCTATCTGAGCGGCTCACGCCGAAATCGCGCGCCGGCAGCGTTCGACGTGAACGTGCTCACCAGCGACGCCCGCCGCTACGCCCGCAATGTCGAAATCTACCGCCAGCATCCGTCATTGGGCATAGGCGGCGCCACCGCCTCGTGGGTGCGCGCTGCCTGCATTGCCTGCGAGCGCGTCCGCGACGACGATTTCATCGCCAGCCTCAAAATCCCGGTCCTGATCGTTGCGGCTGGCGCGGACACAGTCGTCGATACCACCGCCACCGAGCGCTATTCCCTGCGGCTGCGAACCGGCACCGCGCTGACGATCGACCACGCCCGGCACGAACTTCTCCAGGAAGCAGACGTCTATCGCGAACAGTTCTTCGCGGCCTTCGACGCGTTCATCCCCGGCAACGCCTGA
- the hisN gene encoding histidinol-phosphatase, which yields MTIDADFMRRIAAAAAAQTLPRFRQSGLVSNKLLSGFDPVTEADREAEMAIRRLILGAFPEHGILGEEFGPENIDARHVWVIDPIDGTRAFISGLPLWGTLVGLTDAGDAIAGMMSQPFTGELFWAIDGVSHFEGPGGARRLSTRPTTDIADATLCTTTPALFTGAMRGAYDRLEGAVQLARYGTDCYAYAMLAAGHVDLVVETGLQPYDIVALVPIIEGAGGVVTTWDGGPAEKAGDIVAAATPQLHEAALEMLNRA from the coding sequence ATGACCATCGACGCGGACTTCATGCGGCGTATCGCTGCTGCCGCTGCCGCCCAGACATTGCCGCGCTTCAGGCAATCGGGACTGGTGTCGAACAAGCTCTTGAGCGGCTTCGACCCCGTCACCGAAGCCGACCGCGAAGCGGAGATGGCGATCCGCAGGCTCATACTCGGCGCGTTTCCGGAACACGGCATTCTTGGCGAGGAGTTCGGACCGGAGAACATCGATGCGAGGCATGTCTGGGTGATCGATCCGATCGACGGCACGCGGGCCTTCATCTCAGGCTTGCCGCTCTGGGGCACGCTTGTCGGGTTGACGGACGCTGGCGACGCGATCGCGGGAATGATGTCGCAGCCATTCACTGGAGAGCTCTTCTGGGCGATCGACGGCGTCTCGCACTTCGAAGGTCCCGGCGGGGCACGCCGGCTATCGACGCGGCCAACGACGGATATCGCGGACGCCACGCTCTGCACGACGACGCCTGCGCTGTTCACGGGCGCTATGCGCGGAGCATATGATCGCCTGGAGGGTGCGGTGCAACTCGCCCGCTACGGCACCGATTGCTATGCCTACGCGATGCTTGCCGCCGGCCATGTCGATCTCGTCGTCGAGACCGGTCTCCAGCCTTACGATATCGTGGCTCTCGTGCCCATCATCGAAGGGGCTGGCGGTGTCGTGACGACGTGGGATGGAGGGCCTGCCGAGAAGGCCGGCGACATCGTCGCGGCCGCGACCCCGCAGCTTCACGAGGCAGCGCTCGAAATGCTCAATCGCGCCTAG
- a CDS encoding N-formylglutamate amidohydrolase, producing the protein MTATDDFRAIPAFEVRSPAEQRVPFVFNSPHSGRVYPPRFLAMSKLDASAIRRSEDCFVDDLFGGAVPLGAPMLAANFPRAYLDANREPWELDPRMFSDPLPPHANARSARVAGGLGTVPRLVGEGQEIYKAKLKLAEAVMRVETVYKPYHEQLKRLLTRTHSRFGFAVLVDCHSMPASIRLGDNGMRPDFIVGDRFGVACAPALTEAAIGILSGMGYTVAHNKPYAGGFITEHYGRPARGLHAIQIEVNRGLYLNERTFERTSGFAALASDLTRFAADIMAIPEHYLHGLPLAAE; encoded by the coding sequence ATGACGGCAACAGACGACTTCCGGGCGATACCGGCCTTTGAGGTGCGCAGTCCCGCGGAACAGCGCGTGCCGTTCGTCTTCAACTCGCCCCACAGCGGGCGCGTCTACCCGCCCCGATTCCTGGCGATGAGCAAGCTCGATGCGAGTGCCATCCGCCGCTCCGAGGATTGCTTCGTCGACGACCTGTTCGGCGGCGCCGTTCCGCTCGGCGCGCCGATGCTGGCGGCAAACTTCCCGCGCGCCTATCTCGACGCCAATCGCGAGCCCTGGGAGCTTGATCCGCGGATGTTCAGCGATCCCCTGCCGCCGCATGCCAATGCGCGATCCGCGCGGGTGGCGGGCGGGCTCGGCACCGTGCCGCGACTGGTGGGCGAGGGTCAGGAAATCTACAAGGCCAAGCTGAAGCTCGCTGAAGCGGTCATGCGGGTCGAGACTGTCTACAAGCCGTATCATGAACAACTGAAGCGGCTGCTCACGCGCACGCATTCGCGCTTCGGCTTCGCCGTGCTGGTGGATTGTCACTCGATGCCGGCGAGCATCAGGCTGGGCGACAATGGCATGCGCCCCGATTTCATCGTCGGCGACCGCTTTGGTGTGGCTTGCGCTCCGGCGCTCACCGAGGCTGCGATCGGCATCCTGTCGGGCATGGGGTACACCGTCGCTCATAACAAGCCGTATGCGGGCGGGTTCATCACGGAGCACTATGGGCGGCCTGCTCGCGGGCTGCACGCGATCCAGATCGAGGTGAATCGCGGGCTTTATCTCAATGAGCGGACGTTCGAACGCACCAGCGGGTTTGCTGCGCTTGCGAGCGACTTGACCCGTTTTGCGGCCGACATCATGGCCATCCCGGAACACTATCTGCACGGGCTGCCGCTCGCCGCAGAATAG
- a CDS encoding response regulator: MARILLAEDDNDMRRFLVKALERAGYDVSDFDNGASAYERLREEPFSLLLTDIVMPEMDGIELARRATEIDPDLKVMFITGFAAVALNPDSKAPKDAKVLSKPFHLRDLVNEVEKMLQAA, translated from the coding sequence ATGGCAAGAATTCTGTTGGCGGAAGACGACAACGACATGCGGCGCTTTCTCGTGAAGGCGCTCGAACGTGCAGGCTACGACGTCAGCGACTTCGACAATGGCGCAAGCGCCTATGAGCGACTGCGCGAGGAGCCCTTCTCTCTGCTTCTCACCGACATCGTCATGCCCGAGATGGACGGCATCGAACTTGCGCGCCGTGCGACGGAGATCGATCCGGACCTGAAGGTGATGTTCATCACCGGTTTTGCCGCGGTCGCCTTGAACCCCGATTCCAAAGCTCCCAAGGACGCCAAAGTCCTGTCCAAGCCCTTCCACCTGCGCGACCTCGTCAACGAGGTCGAGAAGATGCTTCAGGCCGCCTGA
- a CDS encoding iron-containing alcohol dehydrogenase, with the protein MTNLISKWNYPTTIRFGAGRITELPEVLKDVGISNPLFVTDPGLAKLPVVASTLKLLVDAGVAHGVFSDVKPNPVESNLTAGIEVFKSGKHDGVIAFGGGSALDLGKLIAFQAHQVRPVWDFEDIGDWWTRADGSKIAPIIAVPTTAGTGSEVGRAGVLTHEASHTKKVIFHPKMMPAIVIADPELTVGMPPFITAGTGMDALAHCLEAYCAPGYHPMADGIALEGMRLAFENLPKAFANGSDLAARAHMMSAAAMGATAFQKGLGAIHSLSHPIGALYDTHHGMTNAVFMPYVLAFNRSAIEERIERASAYLGIDGGFDGFAKAILALREELKVPHALAGLIKDLAMDDERKGLIADMAIVDPTAGGNPVELTRAAALDLLNQAIDGRL; encoded by the coding sequence ATGACCAACCTCATCTCGAAATGGAACTACCCGACCACGATCCGCTTCGGTGCCGGGCGCATCACGGAACTGCCCGAAGTCCTGAAGGATGTAGGCATCTCGAATCCACTTTTCGTGACTGATCCGGGCCTTGCGAAACTGCCGGTGGTCGCGTCGACGCTGAAGCTGCTGGTGGATGCCGGCGTGGCGCATGGTGTCTTTTCCGATGTGAAGCCCAATCCCGTCGAATCGAACCTCACGGCCGGCATCGAGGTGTTCAAGAGCGGAAAGCATGACGGCGTGATCGCCTTCGGCGGTGGCTCCGCGCTCGACCTCGGCAAGCTCATCGCCTTCCAGGCGCATCAGGTGCGGCCGGTCTGGGACTTTGAGGACATCGGCGATTGGTGGACCCGCGCCGACGGCTCGAAGATCGCGCCGATCATTGCCGTGCCGACGACCGCCGGCACCGGGTCGGAAGTCGGGCGCGCGGGCGTGCTGACGCATGAGGCGAGCCACACCAAGAAGGTGATCTTCCATCCGAAGATGATGCCGGCCATCGTGATCGCCGATCCCGAACTCACCGTAGGCATGCCGCCCTTCATCACCGCCGGAACCGGCATGGATGCGCTAGCGCATTGCCTCGAAGCCTATTGCGCACCCGGCTACCACCCGATGGCCGACGGCATCGCGCTGGAGGGCATGCGGTTGGCCTTTGAAAACCTGCCGAAGGCTTTTGCGAATGGCTCCGATCTTGCCGCCCGCGCGCACATGATGTCGGCTGCTGCTATGGGCGCCACCGCGTTCCAGAAGGGGCTCGGCGCGATCCATTCGCTGTCGCATCCGATCGGTGCGCTCTATGACACGCATCACGGCATGACGAACGCCGTCTTCATGCCCTATGTGCTCGCCTTCAACCGCAGCGCTATCGAGGAGCGCATCGAACGCGCGTCCGCTTATCTCGGTATAGACGGCGGCTTCGACGGCTTTGCAAAAGCGATCCTCGCGCTTCGCGAGGAACTGAAAGTTCCGCACGCACTTGCTGGGCTGATCAAGGATCTGGCTATGGACGACGAGCGCAAGGGCCTCATCGCGGACATGGCGATCGTAGACCCGACAGCCGGCGGCAATCCGGTCGAGTTGACGCGGGCGGCGGCGCTCGATCTGCTCAATCAGGCGATCGACGGACGGCTGTAA
- a CDS encoding aldehyde dehydrogenase family protein, translated as MTETIKLKSPVDGSIYVERPVATEQAINAAVERAKSAQADWARVSTEERAKYLLSFLDALLAMNDEIVPEIAWQMGRPVRYGGEKGGVEERTRYMVGLAEKALAPFVPEERPGFRRYLKREPLGVVFVIAPWNYPYLTAVNSIVPALMAGNAVILKHAAQTLLVGERFQQAFDKTGLPKGLFQNIVLNHGQTEKLLASGKVDHCNFTGSVGGGRAIEKAAAGTFMTLGLELGGKDPAYVLPDVKLDHAIANLVDGAFYNSGQCCCGIERVYVHEAIYDDFVEGFIAETKNYVVGNPLDQATTMGPMAQARFADFIREQKAEALRKGAKAHIGMAVDGDREGSPYLAPEVLTDVNHQMSVMREESFGPIVGIMKVRNDEEAIALMNDSPYGLTASLWTTDTDHAAALGDRIETGTVFMNRCDYVDPGLVWTGVKDTGKGGAMGLVGYENLTRPKSYHLREAI; from the coding sequence ATGACTGAAACCATCAAGCTGAAATCCCCCGTCGATGGGTCGATCTATGTCGAGCGACCGGTCGCGACCGAGCAGGCGATCAATGCCGCCGTGGAGCGCGCGAAATCGGCGCAGGCGGACTGGGCGCGCGTATCGACCGAGGAGCGCGCGAAATATCTGCTGTCCTTCCTCGACGCGCTCCTCGCCATGAACGACGAGATCGTGCCGGAGATCGCCTGGCAGATGGGCCGCCCCGTGCGTTACGGCGGCGAGAAGGGCGGTGTCGAGGAGCGCACCCGCTACATGGTCGGATTGGCTGAAAAGGCGCTTGCCCCCTTCGTGCCGGAAGAGCGTCCCGGGTTCCGCCGCTATCTGAAGCGCGAGCCGCTGGGCGTCGTCTTCGTCATCGCACCGTGGAACTACCCGTATCTGACGGCGGTCAATTCGATCGTGCCGGCGCTGATGGCTGGCAACGCGGTCATTCTCAAGCACGCCGCACAGACGCTGCTCGTCGGTGAGCGCTTCCAGCAGGCGTTCGACAAGACAGGCCTTCCGAAAGGGCTGTTCCAGAACATCGTCCTCAATCACGGCCAGACCGAAAAACTCCTCGCTTCGGGCAAGGTCGATCACTGCAACTTCACCGGTTCGGTCGGAGGTGGCCGGGCGATTGAGAAGGCCGCTGCTGGAACGTTCATGACCCTCGGTCTCGAACTTGGCGGCAAGGATCCGGCCTATGTGTTGCCGGACGTGAAGCTCGACCACGCCATCGCAAACCTCGTCGATGGCGCGTTCTACAACTCCGGCCAGTGCTGCTGCGGCATCGAGCGCGTCTACGTTCACGAGGCGATTTACGACGATTTCGTCGAGGGGTTCATCGCCGAGACGAAGAACTATGTCGTCGGCAATCCGCTCGATCAGGCGACTACGATGGGCCCGATGGCGCAGGCGCGCTTCGCCGATTTCATCCGCGAGCAGAAGGCCGAAGCCCTGCGCAAGGGCGCGAAAGCGCATATCGGCATGGCGGTCGATGGCGATCGCGAAGGCTCGCCCTATCTCGCACCCGAAGTGCTGACAGACGTCAATCACCAGATGAGCGTGATGCGCGAGGAGAGTTTTGGGCCAATCGTCGGCATCATGAAGGTGCGTAACGACGAGGAAGCGATCGCGCTGATGAACGACAGCCCGTACGGGCTGACGGCTTCGCTCTGGACCACGGATACGGACCATGCCGCAGCGCTCGGCGACCGGATCGAGACGGGCACGGTCTTCATGAACCGCTGCGACTATGTCGATCCGGGCCTCGTCTGGACCGGCGTCAAGGATACGGGCAAAGGCGGCGCGATGGGTCTCGTCGGCTACGAGAACCTGACGCGGCCGAAGAGCTATCATCTGCGCGAAGCGATCTGA
- a CDS encoding glutamine synthetase family protein, with product MAGNLSFDQLKKTVTDGDVDTVLACAVDMQGRLIGKRFLAKYFVESAYDETHGCNYLLANDIDMEPVPGYKAASWSKGYGDFVMKPDLGTIRTVPWLEKTALVLCDILDHHTHGDLPHSPRAILRKHVARLKERGYLAYFASELEFYLFSESYDSARAKHWHNLDTASPYIGDYLIGITSKEEDVMRRLRNDMEAAGIPIENSKGEWGPGQEEINVRYAEVLDMADRHVILKNGAKEIAGQMGKAISFMAKYNYDLAGNSSHIHNSLWSADGKTPLFYDKDANWTLSTLGQQWAAGQLKYAKEFTWFLAPYINSYKRFQAGTFAPTKIMWSEDNRTAGFRLCGEGTKGIRMECRIGGADLNPYLAFAALIAAGLAGIDEQLELQKPFVGDAYQASRLPEIPKTLREATETLSKSKMLKTAFGEDVVEHYVHTARWEQMEYDRRVTDWELHRGFERY from the coding sequence ATGGCAGGCAATCTCTCTTTCGATCAGTTGAAGAAGACCGTCACCGACGGTGACGTCGACACCGTTCTGGCATGCGCCGTCGACATGCAGGGACGCCTGATCGGAAAGAGGTTCCTCGCCAAGTACTTCGTCGAATCCGCCTATGATGAGACACATGGCTGCAACTACCTGCTCGCCAACGACATCGATATGGAGCCTGTGCCCGGCTACAAGGCCGCGAGCTGGTCGAAGGGCTATGGTGACTTCGTCATGAAGCCGGATCTCGGCACGATCCGCACCGTGCCGTGGCTCGAGAAGACGGCGCTCGTGCTGTGCGACATTCTCGATCACCACACCCATGGCGACCTGCCGCATTCGCCGCGAGCGATCCTGCGCAAGCATGTCGCGCGGCTGAAGGAGCGCGGCTACCTCGCCTATTTCGCATCGGAGCTGGAATTCTACCTCTTCAGCGAGAGCTACGATTCCGCGCGTGCCAAGCACTGGCACAACCTCGACACCGCATCGCCTTATATCGGCGACTACCTGATCGGCATCACGAGCAAGGAAGAAGACGTGATGCGCCGCCTGCGCAACGACATGGAGGCGGCCGGTATTCCGATCGAGAACTCGAAGGGCGAGTGGGGACCCGGCCAGGAAGAGATCAACGTTCGCTATGCCGAAGTGCTCGACATGGCCGACCGCCACGTGATCCTGAAGAACGGAGCAAAGGAAATCGCCGGCCAGATGGGCAAGGCGATCTCCTTCATGGCGAAGTACAATTACGACCTGGCCGGCAATTCCAGCCACATCCACAATTCGCTGTGGAGCGCTGATGGCAAGACGCCGCTGTTCTACGACAAGGATGCGAACTGGACGCTCTCGACGCTGGGCCAGCAATGGGCTGCCGGCCAGCTCAAATACGCCAAGGAGTTCACCTGGTTCCTGGCGCCCTACATCAACTCATACAAGCGCTTCCAGGCCGGCACCTTCGCGCCGACGAAGATCATGTGGTCGGAAGACAACCGCACGGCGGGCTTCAGGCTTTGCGGGGAGGGCACCAAGGGCATCCGCATGGAGTGCCGGATCGGCGGCGCGGACCTGAACCCCTATCTCGCCTTCGCAGCACTCATCGCCGCCGGCCTCGCCGGCATCGACGAGCAACTCGAGTTGCAGAAGCCGTTCGTCGGTGACGCCTATCAGGCGAGCCGCCTGCCGGAGATCCCCAAGACGCTGCGCGAGGCGACCGAGACGCTGAGCAAGTCCAAGATGCTCAAGACCGCGTTCGGCGAAGACGTCGTGGAGCACTACGTCCATACCGCGCGCTGGGAGCAGATGGAATACGACCGCCGCGTGACCGACTGGGAGCTGCATCGCGGCTTCGAGCGATATTGA
- a CDS encoding efflux RND transporter periplasmic adaptor subunit: MTPAWYPEIGMSFLKQILVALVTVVVAGGLWISFFPGAPEVLSRWGIDWASASVPERTRQEQAGGGFGQQNAIVVSAEIGSSTINDRLSAIGTGRALSTVSVTPFAAGRLNEILVQSGSRVEAGDIIATLDSDTEEIAVDRAQISLEDANSRLERVQALRTSNTVTAVQLNEAQLAVNNARLQLRDAELTLSRRSIVAPISGIVGILPVSAGNYVTAQTEIATIDDRSRIVIDFWAPERFAGMISVGQTVTASSVARPGQSYEGVVSAVDNRIDSQSRTLRIQASIENEDDTLRAGMSFQTQMQFPGDTYPSVDPLAIQWGTDGAFVWLVQNGVARRAPVTIIQRNTESVLVSADFGDANAVVTEGIHSVREGAEVRVVSGPGGAQPQAAISPTDS, from the coding sequence ATGACCCCCGCCTGGTATCCGGAGATCGGCATGTCGTTCCTGAAACAAATCCTCGTCGCGCTGGTAACGGTTGTCGTTGCAGGCGGGCTTTGGATCTCGTTCTTTCCAGGCGCGCCGGAAGTTCTGTCGCGCTGGGGGATCGACTGGGCCTCCGCGTCCGTGCCGGAGCGCACCCGGCAGGAACAGGCCGGCGGCGGATTTGGCCAGCAGAATGCGATAGTGGTGTCCGCCGAAATCGGTTCGTCCACCATCAACGACCGTCTCTCCGCGATTGGCACCGGCCGGGCGCTCAGCACCGTTTCCGTGACGCCCTTCGCTGCCGGACGCCTCAACGAAATCCTGGTCCAGTCCGGGTCACGCGTCGAGGCAGGCGACATCATCGCGACCCTCGATTCCGACACCGAGGAGATCGCCGTCGACCGCGCGCAGATTTCGCTGGAGGACGCGAATTCGCGGCTGGAACGCGTCCAGGCGCTGCGAACCTCCAACACGGTCACGGCCGTGCAGTTGAACGAAGCACAACTCGCCGTCAACAATGCAAGGCTTCAACTCCGCGATGCCGAACTGACGCTGTCGCGCAGGTCGATCGTCGCGCCGATTTCGGGCATCGTCGGCATTCTTCCCGTCTCCGCAGGCAATTATGTCACCGCGCAGACCGAGATCGCCACGATCGACGATCGGTCTCGCATCGTCATCGATTTCTGGGCGCCGGAGCGCTTCGCCGGGATGATTTCCGTCGGGCAGACAGTAACCGCTTCCTCTGTCGCCAGGCCCGGACAGAGCTATGAAGGCGTTGTCAGTGCGGTCGACAATCGCATCGACTCGCAGAGCCGCACACTGCGCATCCAGGCAAGCATCGAAAACGAAGACGATACGTTGCGCGCCGGCATGTCGTTCCAGACGCAGATGCAGTTCCCAGGCGACACCTATCCGTCCGTCGATCCGCTGGCGATCCAGTGGGGCACCGATGGCGCGTTCGTCTGGCTCGTCCAGAACGGCGTGGCACGGCGCGCACCGGTGACGATCATCCAGCGCAATACGGAAAGCGTTCTCGTATCGGCCGACTTCGGCGACGCGAATGCCGTCGTGACCGAGGGCATCCACTCGGTGCGCGAGGGCGCCGAGGTTCGCGTCGTGAGCGGCCCCGGCGGCGCGCAGCCGCAGGCCGCGATATCCCCGACAGATTCCTAG